From a single Nocardioides sp. dk884 genomic region:
- a CDS encoding helix-turn-helix domain-containing protein, with product METNTHPRPLTTTAADTLLLTLDEAARQLCCARRSVERHVANHRLRVVHLGRSVRVERRELERFIVQMRDQDAEVRDE from the coding sequence ATGGAGACCAACACCCACCCCCGCCCCCTGACCACGACCGCGGCCGACACGCTGCTGCTCACCCTCGACGAGGCCGCCCGCCAGCTGTGCTGCGCCCGGCGTAGTGTCGAGCGCCACGTCGCCAACCACCGGCTGCGTGTCGTCCACCTCGGGCGCTCCGTGCGCGTGGAGCGCCGCGAGCTCGAGCGGTTCATCGTCCAGATGCGAGACCAGGACGCAGAGGTCCGCGATGAGTAG
- a CDS encoding tyrosine-type recombinase/integrase has product MSRPRKPAEQTTSTLYRGADGHWHARVTMGRRPDGGTARKHVQRATKAELREAVRDLERRRDAGTYVWTRDDVTLGQWLEHWLESVLPMTARWKTLSTYRSQMRVHVIPALGQWRLSELRPEHLEEHYRRMQTEGHSTHVIRAVHRVLRSALNEAVRRRRLALNPALVARPPRAEDVEVEPLSVEESRRVLVAARFTLHPARWSIALSLGLRQGEALGLLWSDVDLDDGVLRVRRSVQRHTWAHGCSAADGTPSCGRKRGAECDHRTGGGLQLVEPKTKASKRTIVLPDPLVDELRTHRAAVHRQRLAAGSEWDGTHDLVFPARSGGLIDPARDHTEWKALLQRAGVREVRLHDARHTAATLLLLQNVDIRTVMSIMGWTEMATAQRYTHAVDELRRRAARQMGALLWDEQVGT; this is encoded by the coding sequence ATGAGTAGGCCACGCAAGCCCGCCGAGCAGACCACCTCCACGCTCTACCGCGGCGCCGACGGGCACTGGCACGCCCGCGTGACGATGGGCCGGCGCCCCGACGGCGGCACCGCGCGCAAGCACGTGCAGCGCGCGACGAAGGCCGAGCTGCGCGAGGCGGTCCGCGACCTCGAGCGTCGCCGCGACGCCGGCACCTACGTGTGGACCCGGGACGACGTCACGCTGGGTCAGTGGCTCGAGCACTGGCTGGAGTCCGTGCTGCCGATGACGGCGCGGTGGAAGACGCTGTCGACCTACCGCAGCCAGATGCGCGTCCACGTCATCCCCGCCCTCGGCCAGTGGCGACTCAGCGAGCTGCGCCCCGAGCACCTCGAGGAGCACTACCGGCGGATGCAGACCGAGGGCCACTCGACGCACGTCATCCGCGCGGTCCACCGCGTCCTGCGTTCCGCGCTGAACGAGGCGGTACGCCGCCGCCGGCTCGCCCTCAACCCGGCCCTGGTCGCGCGGCCGCCACGCGCCGAGGACGTCGAGGTCGAGCCACTCTCGGTCGAGGAGAGCCGCCGGGTCCTGGTCGCGGCCCGGTTCACGCTGCACCCAGCTCGCTGGTCGATCGCCCTCTCCCTCGGCCTGCGCCAGGGCGAGGCACTCGGACTCCTCTGGTCCGACGTCGACCTCGACGACGGCGTCCTCCGGGTCCGCCGGTCGGTCCAGCGCCACACCTGGGCGCACGGCTGCTCGGCTGCGGACGGCACGCCCTCCTGCGGGCGAAAGCGAGGCGCGGAGTGCGACCACCGCACCGGTGGCGGCCTGCAGCTGGTCGAACCCAAGACGAAGGCGTCGAAGCGGACCATCGTGCTTCCCGATCCGCTCGTCGACGAGCTGCGGACTCATCGCGCGGCCGTGCACCGCCAACGCCTCGCCGCCGGATCCGAGTGGGACGGCACCCACGACCTCGTGTTCCCGGCCCGAAGCGGTGGGCTCATCGACCCAGCCCGCGACCACACCGAGTGGAAGGCCCTCCTCCAACGAGCCGGCGTCCGGGAGGTCCGCCTCCACGACGCCCGGCACACCGCCGCGACCCTCCTGCTCTTGCAGAACGTCGACATCCGCACCGTCATGTCCATCATGGGCTGGACCGAGATGGCCACCGCCCAGCGCTACACCCACGCCGTCGACGAGCTACGACGCCGCGCCGCGCGACAGATGGGCGCGCTCCTCTGGGACGAACAGGTCGGAACGTGA
- a CDS encoding IS110 family transposase has protein sequence MDHVVIGVDPHKLSATIEVVDQHEHLLGSGRFSTDQAGYAAMRAYAKTWPKRLWAVEGANGAGRPLAQRLLEAGEHVVDVPAKLAVRVRLFDTGHNRKTDAHDAHAVAVVAVRTTNLRVLKVDGELEAMRMLADRREALTRRRVQTVCRLQALLAELLPGQAKRDITTGQAKAMLATVRPRDIAGKTRRRIAAEELAELIAVEAKIKKATAELKAMVLARESRLMDIHGVGAVVAARILADVGDVARFADRNRFASWTGTAPLDASSGEQNRHRLSRAGNRRVNHMIHIAAVTQLRLDTEGRAYYRRKRADGKKPQEALRCLKRRISDAIYKQLVTDAVRAEGADPGGHCGASQESSAVDLPPHIDTSDQPLPDPQTRRYAAPPGTRKSQPVGTLASTG, from the coding sequence ATGGACCATGTCGTTATCGGGGTCGATCCCCACAAGCTGTCCGCGACGATCGAGGTCGTCGACCAGCACGAGCATCTCCTCGGATCCGGTCGCTTCAGCACCGACCAGGCTGGCTACGCCGCCATGCGTGCCTACGCCAAGACGTGGCCGAAGCGCCTGTGGGCGGTCGAAGGCGCCAACGGCGCGGGTCGTCCACTTGCCCAGCGTCTCCTCGAAGCCGGCGAACATGTCGTCGACGTGCCCGCGAAGCTTGCTGTCCGTGTCCGGCTCTTCGACACCGGCCACAACCGCAAGACCGACGCCCACGACGCACACGCGGTCGCGGTCGTAGCCGTGCGCACGACGAACCTGCGGGTGCTCAAGGTCGACGGCGAGCTCGAGGCGATGCGGATGCTGGCCGATCGCCGCGAAGCCCTCACCCGGCGTCGTGTTCAGACCGTGTGCCGACTCCAGGCGCTACTCGCAGAACTCCTGCCTGGCCAGGCCAAACGCGACATCACCACTGGTCAGGCCAAGGCGATGCTGGCCACCGTTCGCCCGCGCGACATCGCCGGGAAGACCCGTCGCCGCATCGCTGCCGAAGAGCTGGCCGAGTTGATCGCGGTCGAGGCGAAGATCAAGAAGGCCACTGCCGAGTTGAAGGCGATGGTCCTGGCGCGGGAATCACGGCTGATGGACATCCACGGTGTCGGTGCTGTGGTGGCCGCCAGGATCCTCGCCGATGTCGGAGACGTCGCCAGGTTCGCTGACCGCAATCGGTTCGCGTCCTGGACCGGTACCGCGCCGCTGGACGCCTCGTCTGGTGAGCAGAACCGGCACCGTCTCTCCCGCGCCGGGAACCGCCGGGTCAACCACATGATCCACATCGCCGCGGTCACCCAACTCCGGCTCGACACCGAAGGCCGCGCCTACTACCGGCGCAAACGCGCCGACGGCAAGAAGCCCCAAGAAGCACTCCGCTGCCTCAAGCGACGCATCTCAGATGCCATCTACAAGCAGCTCGTCACCGACGCTGTCCGAGCCGAAGGCGCGGACCCGGGAGGGCACTGCGGGGCGTCTCAAGAATCCAGCGCGGTCGACCTACCCCCGCACATCGACACTTCGGATCAGCCACTCCCGGACCCGCAGACCCGACGCTACGCCGCACCACCCGGCACGCGGAAGAGCCAACCGGTCGGAACCCTCGCCAGCACCGGTTGA
- a CDS encoding IS3 family transposase (programmed frameshift) encodes MPKPYPKEFRDDVVAVARKGQAPLAQIAKDFGISEGSLTNWMKAADVEDGKRPGLTEADRAELREAKKRIRLLEQENEVLRRAAAYLSQANLPKIVFPLVREMAATGARIRVPVAVACRVLGLTTAGYYKWLKDPVSQRDWDDAHLIDVLYDLHEDDATLGYRFLTDELADEHGLVVGENRVHRLCRLAGISASHHKKRSKAGATGPAPHDDLLAVVDEHGVIRHEFTADGPNKVWLWDISEHATRDGKLYICAIKDVYSNKIVGYSIDSRMKASLAVSAMRNAIALRSPSGTICHSDRGGQFRAKKTQRLLANNGLVGSMGRSYGAGDNASMESFFSLLQKNVLNTRRWDTREDLRLAMVTWIETKYNRRRRQRALGKLTPVEFEMIYTAAEVA; translated from the exons ATGCCGAAGCCGTATCCCAAGGAGTTCCGCGACGATGTCGTGGCCGTGGCCCGCAAGGGCCAGGCGCCGCTGGCGCAGATCGCGAAGGACTTCGGCATCTCCGAAGGTTCGCTGACGAACTGGATGAAGGCCGCCGACGTCGAAGACGGCAAGCGCCCCGGCCTGACTGAGGCCGACCGGGCCGAACTGCGTGAAGCGAAGAAGCGGATCCGGCTACTGGAACAGGAGAACGAGGTCCTGCGCCGTGCTGCGGCCTACCTGTCCCAGGCGAACCTGCCG AAAATAGTCTTCCCGCTCGTCCGTGAGATGGCCGCGACCGGTGCCCGCATCAGGGTGCCGGTCGCGGTGGCGTGCCGGGTCCTGGGTCTGACGACTGCGGGGTACTACAAGTGGCTCAAAGATCCGGTCTCCCAGCGGGACTGGGACGACGCCCACCTCATCGATGTCCTCTACGACCTGCACGAGGACGACGCCACGCTGGGCTACAGGTTCCTCACCGACGAGCTGGCCGACGAGCACGGCCTGGTCGTGGGTGAGAACCGTGTGCACCGGCTGTGTCGCCTCGCGGGGATCTCCGCCAGCCACCACAAGAAGCGGTCCAAGGCCGGCGCCACCGGTCCAGCGCCGCACGACGACCTCCTGGCCGTCGTGGACGAACACGGCGTGATCCGCCATGAGTTCACCGCCGACGGACCGAACAAGGTCTGGCTCTGGGACATCTCAGAGCACGCCACGCGGGACGGCAAGCTGTACATCTGCGCGATCAAGGACGTGTACTCCAACAAGATCGTGGGCTACTCCATCGACTCGCGGATGAAGGCATCGCTGGCAGTCTCGGCGATGCGGAACGCGATCGCGCTGCGCTCACCTTCCGGCACGATCTGCCACTCCGACCGGGGCGGCCAATTTCGTGCCAAGAAGACCCAGCGGCTGCTCGCGAACAACGGCCTGGTCGGGTCGATGGGCCGCTCCTACGGCGCCGGGGACAACGCCAGCATGGAGAGCTTCTTCTCCCTGTTGCAGAAGAACGTGCTCAACACCCGACGCTGGGACACCCGCGAAGACCTTCGCCTGGCGATGGTCACCTGGATCGAAACCAAGTACAACCGCCGACGTCGCCAACGAGCCCTCGGCAAGCTCACCCCCGTCGAGTTTGAGATGATCTACACGGCCGCAGAAGTGGCCTGA
- a CDS encoding IS3 family transposase (programmed frameshift) — translation MKPGALHSEEFRRQAVDLYESTPGATVRGIAEDLGIVRGTLRHWLEAYGTGKKTAADGTLTSTPLQSKQPAASSSAPTDETPEQKIARLEARVNELEVETTKLATERGILQRAAKYFAGGDALVSRFQFVADNSATYPVKRLCELVEVTRSSFYAWKAGAPARAERATADAELQAQIRTIHQGDNTLGAPRITAELNDGAPAEQRVNHKRIARVMRAAGIAGYVKKRRVRTTIPEPSGQKHPDLLKRDFTAPAPNQRYVGDITYLPLADGTNLYLATVIDCYSRRLAGWAIADHMRTELVEDALNAAAATRGSLAGAIFHSDHGSVYCSKAYAKLCADLGVTQSMGAVGSSADNALAESFNATMKREVLQDAACWTDEPTCRREVFRWLVRYNTRRRHSWCGYLSPSTYEARRAATLPTAA, via the exons ATCAAACCTGGGGCGCTTCACTCCGAGGAGTTCCGTCGTCAGGCCGTCGACTTGTACGAGTCCACCCCGGGCGCCACGGTCCGCGGCATCGCCGAGGACCTCGGCATCGTGCGCGGCACGCTGCGGCACTGGCTCGAGGCATACGGGACCGGCAAGAAGACCGCCGCTGACGGGACGCTGACCTCCACCCCGTTGCAGTCCAAGCAGCCGGCGGCGAGCTCGTCGGCGCCGACCGATGAGACGCCCGAGCAGAAGATCGCTCGGCTCGAGGCTCGTGTGAACGAGCTCGAGGTCGAGACCACCAAGCTCGCCACCGAGCGGGGGATCCTGCAACGGGCGGCCAAGTATTTCGCCGGGG GAGACGCGCTGGTGAGTCGCTTCCAGTTCGTCGCCGACAACTCCGCCACCTACCCGGTGAAGCGACTGTGCGAGCTCGTCGAGGTGACGCGCTCATCGTTCTACGCCTGGAAGGCCGGCGCGCCGGCCCGCGCCGAGCGAGCCACCGCGGACGCCGAGCTGCAGGCACAGATCCGCACGATCCACCAGGGCGACAACACCCTCGGCGCACCCCGGATCACCGCCGAACTCAACGACGGCGCCCCAGCCGAGCAGCGGGTCAACCACAAGCGGATCGCGCGCGTCATGCGTGCCGCCGGAATCGCCGGCTACGTCAAGAAGCGCCGCGTACGCACCACGATCCCCGAGCCATCGGGGCAGAAGCACCCGGATCTGCTCAAGCGCGACTTCACCGCCCCGGCGCCCAACCAGCGCTACGTCGGCGACATCACCTACCTCCCCCTCGCCGACGGCACCAATCTGTACCTGGCCACCGTGATCGACTGCTACTCACGTCGACTCGCCGGCTGGGCGATCGCGGACCACATGCGCACCGAGCTCGTCGAGGACGCCCTCAACGCCGCTGCTGCGACCCGCGGCAGCCTCGCGGGCGCGATCTTTCACAGCGACCACGGGTCGGTCTACTGCTCGAAGGCATACGCCAAGCTCTGCGCCGACCTCGGCGTGACCCAATCGATGGGCGCCGTGGGCTCCTCGGCCGACAACGCGCTCGCGGAATCGTTCAACGCCACGATGAAACGCGAGGTCCTCCAAGACGCCGCCTGCTGGACCGACGAGCCGACCTGCCGCAGGGAGGTCTTCCGATGGCTCGTCCGCTACAACACCCGCCGCCGCCACAGCTGGTGCGGCTACCTGTCCCCGTCCACCTACGAGGCCCGCCGGGCCGCTACGCTGCCGACCGCCGCGTAA
- a CDS encoding ISL3 family transposase has protein sequence MSDATVGERSGAFARPDLTTFCRLDELDLVVTGQRLEPGRAVLACRVVTPDEWCRRCGAEGAARDTVIRRLAHEPLGWRPTVLEVAVRRYRCTGCGHVWRQDTTRAAEPRAKLSRRALRWALEALVVQHLTVARIAEGLDVAWDTANDAVLAEGKRVLIDDPARFDGVGVVGVDEHVWRHTRRGDRYVTVVIDLTPIRDKTGPARLLDMIEGRSKEAFKSWLAARPEAWRDGVEVVAMDGFTGFKTATAEELPAAVAVMDPFHVVRLAGDALDRCRRRVQQAIHGHRGMKGDPLYAARRTLHTGADLLTDKQASRLRALFAREEHVEVEATWGIYQRMIAAYRHEDRSHGRELMAQLIGSISSGIPKALIELTTLGRTLKKRAGDVLAYFDRPGTSNGPTEAINGRLEHLRGSALGFRNLTNYIARSLLETGGFRPRLHPGMG, from the coding sequence TTGTCTGACGCTACCGTCGGCGAGCGCTCTGGCGCGTTCGCCCGCCCTGACCTGACCACGTTCTGCCGCCTCGACGAGCTCGACCTCGTCGTGACCGGCCAACGCCTCGAGCCTGGCCGCGCGGTGCTCGCCTGCCGGGTCGTGACGCCGGATGAGTGGTGTCGACGCTGCGGCGCCGAAGGCGCTGCTCGTGACACCGTGATCCGTCGACTCGCCCACGAGCCGCTGGGGTGGCGACCCACGGTTCTCGAGGTCGCGGTGCGTCGCTACCGCTGCACCGGCTGCGGACACGTGTGGCGCCAAGACACCACCCGCGCGGCCGAGCCGCGAGCGAAGCTCTCGCGCCGTGCGCTGCGGTGGGCACTCGAAGCGCTGGTCGTGCAGCACCTCACCGTCGCCCGGATCGCCGAGGGACTCGACGTCGCCTGGGACACCGCCAACGACGCTGTGCTGGCCGAAGGCAAGCGGGTCCTGATCGACGACCCGGCCCGGTTCGACGGTGTCGGTGTCGTCGGGGTCGATGAACATGTGTGGCGTCACACCCGCCGCGGTGACCGGTACGTCACCGTGGTCATCGATCTCACCCCCATCCGTGACAAGACGGGGCCGGCGCGGCTGCTGGACATGATCGAGGGCCGGTCGAAGGAGGCGTTCAAGAGCTGGCTCGCCGCGCGGCCCGAGGCGTGGCGCGACGGTGTCGAGGTCGTGGCGATGGACGGGTTCACGGGCTTCAAGACCGCCACCGCCGAGGAGCTCCCTGCCGCGGTCGCGGTCATGGATCCCTTCCACGTCGTGCGCCTGGCTGGTGACGCGCTCGATCGGTGCCGCCGGCGGGTGCAGCAGGCCATCCACGGTCACCGCGGGATGAAGGGCGACCCGCTGTATGCCGCGCGGCGGACCCTGCACACCGGCGCCGATCTGCTCACCGACAAGCAAGCCTCCCGGCTGCGGGCGTTGTTCGCGCGCGAGGAGCATGTCGAGGTCGAGGCGACCTGGGGGATCTACCAGCGGATGATCGCTGCCTACAGGCACGAGGACCGCAGCCATGGGCGCGAGCTGATGGCCCAGCTGATCGGGTCGATCAGCAGCGGAATCCCGAAGGCGCTCATCGAACTCACGACCCTCGGGCGGACGCTGAAGAAGCGCGCCGGCGACGTGCTGGCCTACTTCGACCGCCCAGGCACATCGAACGGCCCGACAGAGGCCATCAATGGCCGGCTCGAACACCTCCGCGGCTCTGCCCTCGGGTTCCGCAACCTCACCAACTACATCGCCAGAAGTCTGCTCGAGACCGGCGGCTTCAGACCACGACTACACCCTGGAATGGGATGA
- a CDS encoding integrase core domain-containing protein codes for MAGHDEVELVEAAERGQVRAGERARALADGSVRQVEVFQDAACRNLHPWETSTPIPGPPRQRPLHPHLGRAINGLYKAECIRTTVFHDGPYKTIADVEYATAGWVDWYNNRRLHSTLGNVPPVEYEQAHYAALNREPHPV; via the coding sequence TTGGCCGGTCACGACGAGGTCGAGCTCGTCGAGGCGGCAGAACGTGGTCAGGTCAGGGCGGGCGAACGCGCCAGAGCGCTCGCCGACGGTAGCGTCAGACAAGTCGAGGTCTTTCAGGATGCAGCGTGTAGGAACCTCCATCCTTGGGAGACCTCGACGCCTATCCCAGGACCGCCACGCCAGCGCCCGCTACACCCTCATCTGGGAAGAGCCATCAACGGCCTCTACAAGGCCGAGTGCATCCGCACCACGGTCTTCCACGACGGGCCGTACAAGACCATCGCTGACGTCGAGTACGCCACGGCCGGCTGGGTCGACTGGTACAACAACCGACGCCTGCACTCGACCCTGGGCAACGTCCCACCCGTCGAGTACGAGCAAGCCCACTACGCTGCCCTCAACCGAGAGCCGCACCCCGTATAG